GGAGTGGAGGAGGTGCCAGAGCCCATCCCCAGAGACTGCCAGTGAATAAGGGAAGTGACTGATCTCTCTGGCCATCCACACACTCCACCTCAGCCCTTTGCGACCACTAGCctgacatcatcatcatcatcatcgtcatcactACTACCAATCATTGAACCTTGATAGGTACAATGCCAGCACTCATAGGCCCTATTGTGCTGATTTTTCCAACTACCTTTCAAGGTAGATACAGTCCACCTCCCCGACACTCCACTCTCTGATTTACTTGATATTATAACTGAAGCCCAGTCATACATAGTGATGCATAGTGGTTTCCTGTGATGCTTAATTTTACGTGTCAGCTTGACTGGGACACAGGGTACCTAGACAGTTGGTTAAGTATGATTCTGGGCGTGTCTGTGGGGTGTTCTGATGAGCCTAACATTGGAATTGGCAGACAGTGAAGGTGATTTCCCTTCCCGGTGTGGAGGggcttcatccaatcagttgaaagccTAGTAGAACCAAAAGGTTGACCCTTCAGTGAGTAAGGGGAACTCCTGCCTGACTGTCTTAGAACTGGGACATTAGTATTTTCCTGCTTTCAGGTTCCAACTGCCTTCAGATAACTGCTTCTCCTAGGTCTCAAGACTGCAATGACACCATCAGCTTTCCTGACTTCAGATCTTAGGACTTGTCAGCcagttccttataataaatcccctcggccgggcgtggtggctcacacctgtaatcccaacactttgggggccaaggcaggcagatcacctgaggttgggagttcgagaccagcctgaccaatatggagaaaccccatctctactaaaaatacaaaactagccaggtgtggtggcgcatgcctgtaatcccagctactcaggaggctgaggcaggagaatcacttgaacccaggaggcagagattgtggtgagctgagatctcgccattgcactccagcctgggcaacaagagcgaaactccatctcaatcaatcaatcaatcaatccctCTCTTTCTCCCGCCACGTATGTATGGGGGAGAAACTCTCTCTCTATATTATGTGTGTCTATGTCCTactgcttctgtttctctggagaaccctgactagtacACGTCCAAGGCCATGCAGCTGCTCTTTCCTCCTTCCACCAGTCTTTTCACCCACTTATGTCCCTACTCTGGCACTCACCCTTTCCATGGAGCCTTGCCTACTGGACTGGGGAACATAAGGAAGGCTGAGTCCTCTCACCTCTTTATCTCACATGCTGGCCCACACTTGCCTCTTCCTACCTCCCTGAATACTTACAGGGAAATTCTCACTGCAACCCTGGGTCTCAGCCCCTCTGAGTAGTCCCatcagggaggggagggagtggtTAAAAAACTGGGATTGTGTGGGATGAATTATCTCATTCTATGCCCCTACCTCTGATGATCAAGACGTAATcgtctcttcattcattcatgccaTACATGTGGAACTGTCCACATGCCAGGCCTTTGTAATACCTTGTGATGCCAAGAGGGACAAGTCACAGTTCTAGCCCTCTGGGAGCTCAGAGTCTTCAGAGGAGGTGGACCAGGAGATACCTGTGGGTAAGAAAACCCAACAAGTGGTATGAAAGAAACGGCAGCAGGTTTTGTGGGGACCCAAGAGGGCCAGGATGGAGAGATGCTGGTTACCTGGAATAAAAAGTGACACattcaggctggatgcagtgactcacacttgtaatcccagcactttgagaggtcgaggcgttggatcacctgaggtcaggagttcgagaccagcctggccaacatggtgaaaccccatctctactaaaaatacaaaaagtagctgggcctgctggcacatgcctataatcccagcaactcaggaggctgaggcaggagaatggcttgaaactgggaggcggaggttgcagtgagccaagatcataccactgcagtccagcctgggcaacagagaaagactgtctcaaaaaacaaacaaaaaacagaaagcgaCACATTCAGAGTGAAGAGGAGTCCCAAGCCCTGCTCTCAGCAAGTTGGGAAGTGACCAGGCACCAGGAGAAAACGAGGACAGCTTGAGAGAGCACCAAGCAGCAACCTAGAGAGATGGCAGGGAAGGGGGTTGATTCCAGGAGGAAGTGGGAATTATTCTAGGAAAGCTCCctggagaagagggaagaaaaaaaacgGGGCGGGGGCAGAGAGTAGAAACTGAGGGTTCTGGGGGTGAGAGAGGCAAGGATAAGAGAGAGCAGATTTTCAGCCCGAGCCCAGAGCCACAGCTGCCAAGAAGACAGGCGACTGGCTCAGACTCTCCGAGCCATGCCTGCAGCAAAGGCCTGTGGGGAGACCTTGAAGGCCAACCCAAGACCTTGGGAGTAGGCAGCTGGCTTCGCCTGGTGAATGTGGCCTCAAATGGCCCCAACTCATCCTGGTGTGTGCCCAGGGGAGAGCTGAGCCCCAAAGCTGCCCCTGCAAGCCACCCCAGCTGCTCCAGCACTGACCCCAGTGGCGTCACAGGGAGTGACTCAAGCCCCAGCAACAACAATGAGTGGGACTGACGTCAGGCCAGGGCTCCTgatggtggccaggctggctgGAAAGCCAGCACACTGCCTGCtgaccctccagcctgggcaggctGAGGGGGGTGAGGAGGACCAGCTGTCCCTCTCTGACATCTGCCCCCTGGACCGTGGGCAGGGGCTCTTCCACCTCCCACCCTTTCTGGGATGTCACTTCCAGCCCCCACCCTCCCTGACGGGGAAAATGTCTGGGCGGATGAAAGAGTGGCAGAGAGCGTGAGAAAGGGGCACCTCCCAGCCCCAACCTGCCAACCTCACCAGGCAGCCCGGAGACCAGGACCAAGCCGGGAGCAGCTTGTGTGCTGTGTGTTCTCCTGAGGACCCAGGGATCTGTCCATGTTGGGGAAGtgttttgtggcttttttttctttttttcttttttttttttttttccagaaaggtCTGTGTTTGGCCAAGTTGAGGTAGAAGCCGGGCTTTATTTCTGTGCCTCCGTCCCTCGGGGGGTGCGGGACTGTCTCTCCTTGCTGCAAGATCTGTTCCTTTGGCAGGCCGTTCTGAGCATCTGTCGTTCTTTAAGGAAGAGGATTCTGGGCGACTGTGCTTGCAAACGGTTGGGGGGCTGTTTATCTGCCCCAGATAAGGCAGTCTCTATATCTGCCACTGGGGAGCTGTTTTTCTGTCCCTGCTTTCTTGCGGGGCAGGGGCCATCTCTATCTGTCCTTGTGgtatcccagctacctggggccCTGGGGTGGAGTCCAGGTTTCCTGCTTGGCTATGCCAAGGCTGGGCTCCCTGATTGGAGGCCTCTTTCCTCTGATGTTCTCCAGGCTAGGAGTGCAGCAACAGTCAGCACCCTGCCCGCCTGGCTTGCAGCTGGGCACTGCTCCCTGCTAACGCAGCATGTACCAGGACAGGCCCCCCCGCACTCCCCTCCCTGTCCCAGctgccacccccagcccctgcggCCACGCCAGGCCTGATTTATGGTCCTGAGTTGGGGCTGGACAGTGCCAGCGCCTGGGTCAGACCTTGAGGAGACCTCAAGTGGCACCCTTGGTCtggcagggtcagggcccaggaggaGACGACGGGGAGCCAGGGTGCTGGGGAGGATGAACACAGCAGGGGCCCAGGAGTGGCCGGCAGGAGGTGGAAGCCAAGGCCAGGGCCTCCAGGGGCCCATAGGCTTCCCACCGGCTCCAAGTCCAGCTGGGGACCCGGAAATGTGCCTCCTGCCTTCAGAAGGTCTCTGGCTTGTGTGGGAAAGGAGATATTGGAGAGTGAAAAGGGCTTTTCCTCTGCTTTGCACTGACTCCTTCCTGTACCCACCATCAGAGGCTGGAGGTTTCAAAGTCCCACTGGCCAGCCTAGGCCAAACCAGACAGTCTCCCAGCCTGGGGCCCAGGAAGAGGCCTGAGAGCCTGAAGCTGGAGCAGGGATGGAGGCAGAGGTTTGGGGCAGAGACTGCAGCCCGGAGCTGAGCACTGGCTGCCCCGGGGAAGACAGAGCAGCTGCTCCCTGAGCTATGAGGCTGCAAGGCCAGGCCCCTGAAGGGCTGGGTGCCAGATAGACACCCAGGGCTCACCCCTTCAACCTCATCCTCTGAGGAGGCCCAATGGCCCTGGGGCTCTGCTGCACTCGGAGACTTGTGAGAGAGGGGCTGGGGCTCGTCCAGATGTCCAAGCTAAAACTCTCTTAGGATCCCAGGCCCAGCTCACACAAGGCCACCCAGCACTGCCTCACCAGGGCACAACTCTGACGTGCCTGGCACAACTGCCTCATGGCTGCAAAAGGATGTCACTGCTGACTGTCCAGGGACCACACAGTGGCCACCTGCCTCTGACAAGTCTCTCTCAGGCTGCCCTCTGAAGCAGCGGAGCTGCTGCCACACAGCTGAGCATGCTGGGTGCTCAGAGCAGGCCATGTGGACAGGACACCCCATTATAGCACGGTCTCCCATGACCTTCAAGTGCTTCTCACATCCTGGAGGCTGACCCTTGCCACACACCTCCATAACCAAGACCAGGTGGCTGGAGCCCAGGTGTGGGGCAGCTTCCTCCACACTGGCCTCAGGGAAGGGCTACAGGCAGAGACCCTCAGAGTATAGAGCTCTCCCTCAGTCCCTAGACCTCAAAGCCACCCCTCCCCAGTCACAGTGGCAcctcagggctggggagggggccaGGGGCCTCTGGGCACTGGGCCCAgcgtgggtggggtgggggagacagaGAGGCAGGCTTCCTGGGTCTCCGCGTGAGGACAAACAGCAGACTTTGAGGCCTTGGAAAATCCCGCCTGGGATTCCAGGCCCTGCCGGCGTCACTGCCTTTTGACTATTGTCCCCGTCGGAAATGGGCCCAGCCCCCGGCCAGCCTGGACAGAGCAGCCATTGTGAGGCCCCATCAGGCTCAATGCCCCCTTGTTTGCCCTCCCATCCCATAGCAAGAGTTGGAGGCCAGTTCTTCCAGTTGCTGAGTGGAAAGAAAGGGCCTGCCTCCGGGCTCCAGCCCTTGGGcggggcagggtggggcagggtggggctggAGGAACTAGCCCCCCACCCCGTACCCTAATTGCCAGGGTCCTGAAAAGGAACCACCATCAATGGAGCTTCTTATTTTTGAGGCCCTGGGCAGGGAGACCTAGTGGTTAAGTAGCCAGATGCACCCAGCTCAGCTACTCACAAGccaggtgaccttgggaaagtcataTCCTTTCTCTGAAATGAATTCTCCTCTTTTGTAAaaacaatagctaatatttattgggtgtttgctgtgtgccaggcactgtgaaaaACACTTTGTATGTATTCACTCCTATAATCCTTATAGTAACTTCATAAAATAGATTCAATTCGTTTTCTTATTTCCAGGtgaagacactgaggcacagaaagattaacaaacttgccccaaatcacacagctagtaagagctGGAGCCAAGATGTAAACCCAGGCCTCAGGCTCCAGGGTCCTTGCTTTCGCCACTCTCCCGTGGTGCCCCTGTGAACTGGGAATAGCCAGGCTGTCTTCATGGGATGGCAGCTAGGGCTGGAAATCACAAGCACAAGGGCTGGAAATCACAAGCGTCTGATGAAAAGAATCTGCCAGCGTGAACCCTAATACCCGCCAGCCTCATCCATAGATATAGAGATGCTCCCTCAGCCCCACTCCATTcccagccctggcccctcccTGAGCATCTGAGCAGCCCTCTTGCCTTCCCCAGTGCCTGTCCTGTCCTCACGTCTGTCTGTGCTAAAGGCAGGGAGCTGGAGGCGAGTGACACAAAGGAAAAGGACTCGGTCCAGCCAGCTGGCGGGAGATTTCCCAGCAAGCTCTGCTCCTAACCAGCCTCACCTCCCCACTGaacagatgggaaactgaggctcggtgAGGAGGAGGGACTTCTCAGAGAGCAGCATGGAGTTGGAGGCAAGCAGAAGCCCACCTACTGATGGCCCCATGTCGTCAGGTGCGGGTGCAGCTGACAAAGCCTCGCTCAGGGGTCTGGGGCTGGGTGGGCGATGCCAGGGATACATGTTTGGAAGTCCACAGCACTGCTGGGAGCATGTCCCAGGGTCGGGACCGTGGTCTCCCTACCCCAGCCTCACTGGGACCTTcagcaggcctgaggctggaCTGTGCTCCCAGAACCCGAGTGAGGGTAGGTGGATGGGTGCTCCCTGCAAGCTGTGGCTGGAGCACCAGGGAAGGCCCTTGCTTCCCCCATCCACAGCTGAGAGCCCTATTCTGTCGGGCCCCATCCAGTAGGAGCTGCCCCTCAGCCAGCCACTTCCCAGGAGCCATGGAGGTGGAGACGTGGGGGGTCCTGGGCCAAGGGCTGTGAGGAACACGTGTGAGGGCACTGCCTTCAGGCCTCCTACTGGGTCCTAGAGAAGCAAACAGTGAGGCTGGGTGAGCACTGAGCACAGGAAGGTGCCAGACCCTGCATGATGACCAACTCCCATGGGCCTCAGGTTAGGTCCATCTACATCTGTTCCTTAAAAGGGTGGCCCCAGGCCACCTGCATCACAAGCACCTGGGTACTTGCTAAAACTGAAGGTTTGTGGGCCCCCTCACCTCCCCAAATCTGAGTCTCTGGGGGTAGatcccaggaatctgcattttaagccAGCTGACTAAACAACTGATGAGCCTGGGGGGTTGGAGGGCCTACGTGGGGACACGGGCACAGGTAGGGACTTCAGTACAATCTTCTTGCCAAGAAGGTGAGGGCCGCCAGATCCATGGATCTTCTTGCTGGGGTGGCAGGAGAGTGGGGAGGAATGTTGAGAATGGGGATGTTAAAACACTGAATGTAACAGCTACTACCAATTTGGGCTTACTTAAACCCAGCCCATGCTaagcattacacacacacactcctctgaTCCTAAAAGCTCTGTGAGGCTGGGTCTATTCCTGTTTTATGAATGTGGAAATCAAGAATCAGAGAATAATATGTCCAGATTAGGAACCATGACAACCCTGAGATCTGCGGCTAAGTCTATTGCTAGGGCCCTGCAGTAACCCCTGGGCTAGTCGGCCACTGCAGACCCCAGCAATGAGCCAGGCACAGCTAATGCAGGCTTCCCACGTGTTAGAAATTAGTCTAAGTGCTTTGCATAACAACCTCGTGAAGCAGGTGTCATTATTATCCGCCTTTTACAAATGAGTACACTGAGGCCTGACAGCTCAGGCTGGTAACATCCAAGTTTCATCTTGAGCAGCCCATCTCTTATGTAATGATGGGGTGTGTctggtgggggagtggggagggggcatCAGAGACAGACTGAATCCCAGTTCCAGCTACAtgtctattttttattcaatatattaaatatattaatcagAAAAGTCACATACTATAAATCcaggaaaatacacaaatataaatgTCAGAATCTGTCATTTGTCTTCTTCCTAGAGTGACAGTTTATGTACATGTGGAAGGAGGGTAGGAAGAGAGAGCCAGCAGGAGGCTGGAAAGGCTGCCCAGGAAGGCGGGGCCCATCCCTTCCTCCCAACCCCGCTCCCACCTCAAGCTCTTTCTTCCTGTATTTACAGCAGCACTGGGCTTATTTACAGCACGGCGCTATGTGTTAAAAACGGTTTATCTTACAAAAAACATAAAGGCCGGGGCCAGGCTCGGGGGATAAGACAAATCGTGGGGTCACCCCCATGAAGGCATCCCCCTCCCCAAGGGCTTGAGCTCCCTGCAAACCTCCTGGAGCAGGTGAGAAGGTGGAGTCATTCTGCAGCTCAAGTCCAGGCTTGGGGGTGCTCTGGGGGTCCGTGGACTAAAGGCACGTGGGGTGGCATATGAGAGTGCACATGTGCACACGTGTTCCCAGGCGGGGGTCAGAAGGGCAGCGTGTCCATGAAGATCTTGTCAATGATGGGTGGAGGGGGCACCAAGTCCTCCAGCTTGAGGTAGAAGATGCGCTGCAGGCCCTGGGTGCACAGGGTCCGCAGCTCGGGCAGTTTGCCCAACAGACGTGACAGGCAGCTGGCTGGCTGGGGCTCGCCCGCCACAGCTGCCACGTGCTCCTTCAGGCAGCTGGCGATGCGGTTCTGCAGCTCCTCCACCCGCCGCGGCTCCTGCAGCCCATGCCGGTCTGCGGGAAGGGTACAGGATTAGCCGTACATCTGAGAACCAGGCCCCCAAAGCCCCAGCCTCCCCCAGGCCCCTAAAACTGCTGCCCCTGACCACCCCTCATGCTCTGCTGGCACTTCACAAAAGCGCATTCACATGTTGGCCATTAGTAAGCATCGTCACAAGTCTGAGAAGCAGTAATCCTCATTATCCTCATACTCCAAGTGAGAACCCGAGGCCCAGGAGGCtaatgacttgcccagggtcacaaaCGGGAAATAAAATCCTAACCTAGGTTTTCTGGCTAGATCATTGGGTTTTTAAAATCTACACTGTTCTGAGAAACCCAGCCTCAGAACCCAGCACTCCCTCAGCCCAGAGTACCTCTGATTGTGTTCTATATAGTTGGGTCCCCTGTGCAATTTAAGTGAAAAAATGAACGAGGGTggattctttcctttaaaaaacagagaaatctGAAAACCTCTGCATTCAACACCAGATTCCATCCTGCAGAACTACATTTACATAAAGTCCAAAACAGGCACAACCAATCTGATCTGCACTGTCAGAAGTCACAGtgaagggctgggcgtggtggctcacacctgtaatcccagcactttaggaggctgagacaggaggatcatttgagcccaggagttcgagaccagcttgggcaacatagtgagattcccatcttattttttaaaatatttaaataaaaagtagtgGTTACCCTTGGGGAGGGCAAATGACTGGAAGGGGGCACAATAATGGGTTCTGGGGGGCAGTTATGTGCTCTTTCTTGACCAAGGCGCTGGTTGGGTAAGTGCGGTTTATGAAAATTTACCATTTGTGTACTTTTCTATATGCAGCATAATTGACAGGAAGGTTTTAAAAACAAGCCAATACCCTAGGCCACATACATGACACCTGCAGTCTGGATCCTGACAGTCTGGGACCAAAGGCTGTCTTGGGCTTTAGAGCTGGATGCAGCTGAGCCCATCTGCAATTCCTATGGTCCCTACTTTACTGCTGGCATGAGCCCGGGGCAGTGCAGGGGCCCAGAAAGTGCTAGATCCCGGCCCACCAAACTCCCTGGGACAGTGTACTCCTGAGAACCAGTCAACCCCCTGACGCCCATTCCCTTGGACCTGGTGTGGTGCTGGTCACTCACCGGTGATGAGGACAAGGGCAGAGAGGCAGGCGAAGGCAGGGACATCGACAAGCAAGCTGTGCAGGGACCTTGAGAAGGCCAGGATACTGTCAATCCAGTCGCCGAAGCCACGGGCACACTGCAGCCGGTGTAGCACCAGGCCTGAGCAGAAGATGAGCTTGCCCTCGCCTGGCTTAGACCTGGCAGGCAGATGGGCACGAAGAGCGATCAGGGTGGTTCACAGGCAGGTGTATCAGGGAAAGGGGCTGGGCAGAGCGTCAGTAGCTCTCACCTGTACGCCAGGCGGAGGATGAAGAGCTCCAGGAAGGCCGACTCCAGCAACAGGTCCTGGTCAGCCGGTGACAGCTCAGCAAAGCCAGGGATCTTCTCCGCCCACTTGCGGATGACCTCCAGAGAACCGGAGAGCAGGTCGTAGAACTGCTGTACATCCCCAGCATCTTCCTTCCCAAAGCGGGGCAGCACCAGCTCCTGGAACTAGGAAGACGGTCCAGTGGGGTCAGCACCCCAGGCAGGCTCCTGCACCCACTGCCACGTATGGCTGTGTCAGACACTTGGATGCCAGATCCCGGGAGTGGGAGTAGATCTGAGATCCTGCCCAGGCTCTCACTTGCCAAGTCTCACATATTAACCCAGGGCTGCAGCTGCCAGAAGGACATATTTTTCTAATTGGCCACCTGCCTGAGGGGGTGCATTTTCCCATCTGGTCAGCCGAGAGGGGGATCCTCTCTTTGATCTGTCGAACTGGAGGGAGtcgcttttctttctttcttttttaaacttccttTCTCATTCAGTCCTTCCAGAGGGGGTAGCTCTCCTAACACGCACAAAGGCACTGCATGTGCTCATAGACCTCCCCAAGGCAGACGCGGGGTGGGACCTCACCTTGGAGTAGTCCAGTTTGGCAGTGCTGGGCCCTGAGTCCAGGTGTGCACGGACCAGGGAAGTGAGGAGATTGGCAGGGGAGGCATCTGGGGGCTGCTTGGGTTTTGAAGGTAGCCGGCCCCGCCGCCCCTTCAGGCTGTCTGTTCGGACAACTGCAAAGGAATGGGTAGGGGTGAGGAAGGAAGGGATCTGAGGAAGGGCCTCTCAGCCCAAGCCGTGCACACCACTGCTGAGACGCGCCCCACCGAGTCCCTAGGACCCAGAGTCCCTGAGATCCAAGGTACCCTATAGGAACCTCCCCCTGCCACCACCCTCACAATCCAGGCAGGTGTAGGCTGCCTCCCTCCAAGGCCTGGGGTTCAGAGGTGGGGTGGAAATAAGATGTGCCCTCCTCTGGGTCCTCCAGGGCAGAAGCCTGGGGGCCCTGCTGGTCCCACTCCACTCAAGCCTACCCTTGCCCCGCTGGGCCACACCCCAGCCACACACCTTCCTTCACCATGCCCACCGCCAGGCACTTCTGGAAGCGGCAGAACTGGCAGCGGTTTCGCCGCCTCTTGTCCACAGGGCAGTCCTTGTTAGCCAGGCAGATGTACTTGGCGTTTTTCTGCACTGTGCGCTGGGTGGGGAGACAACACGGAACAAGCTGTCAGAgtatggggtggggaggggggaactTAGGGGAGGGGACCGTCCAGATCCTGCTGCCATTGCAGACAAAAGCACTCTCTGTTCACAGCTATTTTTCTAACATTTGGGTGGCAAGGGAGGGAGAGATAGGGGGTTGGGGGGGGAGAGAAAAGTCTTGAAGACATTGGGGGAGGTTTCTCGCTCTGAGGAAGTCCCCAGGACACACTATTGGGGGCCAGGGTCTCCCTGGCAGTCTAGACACCTGTATTTTTTCATGGGCCCTTGTCCGCCTGCCCTCTCCCTAGGGCAGACAGGAGAGGGCCaaggggctggggggtggggacGGGAAGCTAAGCAGGCACCATCGCTGGGACAAACACACAGCCTGTTCCCAAgtccacccccagccctcaggaacCAAACCCTCCGCAGGGATCCTTTCATCTCATGCCAGGAACATGAGAGCCTGGGGGCACCCCTTCCCACTAGAACCTTGAGTTGGGAGAGGACAGGCAGAGGAAAACCAGAGGCTCGCCAGGCACCCCTGCAGCTCCTATCTGCCCCTATCTCACCCCTCCGTCCAGCTCTGTGCAATCCCATGGGCCCCTGAGTGTTCCGGCAAATGAAAGCTTCCAGCCCTGGCATCTACGGGTCTCCAGGAAGGCGGCCCACCTGGCAGGGCTGATCCCACCCTGCAGGACAGGACTTAGCTAGGAGGAGAACCCAGGGGGAGACCACAGGTCCCAATGGGATGAGGCCAGCCTCTCTCCATTTCCAACAAAAGGCCCCACCTGGGGCTGCGCAGTACCTTGAAGAAGCCCTTGCAGCCCTCACATGTGCGGACACCATAATGCTGGCATGAAGCGTTGTCCCCACACACAGCACAGCGGCCTTCACTTCCACCTGGGGCCCCGCTCCGGGCCTTGGTTGAGGTCACGGGTGCATCCAGTATCCCCGAGCCCTCAAGGTGTGGAGAAGTGGGTGCCAAACCTGGGAAGGCGGTAGGCATGGAAtagctctctccctcccccagctggTGGGGGGCCTGTGAGGGGAACAACTTCAGGGAGCTctgggccaggctggggctgggaccGGTGGGAGGACTGAAGGAAAAGAAGGCTGGAGGCTGTGGGGGCCCAGAGGCTTTGGGCAGCTGCTCTGTCCATGCCCGCAGGCCTTCGTAAGTCTGGCTGGGCGAGAAGTGGCCGAATGAGCCATCCCAGGGAGAGAGCTGGGGCGGCTGGAAGCTGGGCGTGGAGGGCGACGGGGCCGAGCAGGGGCTGCCATAGTAGTCAGAGCCACTGGAGGACAGAGCCTCATCCACTGGGCCGCTCAGGGGGCCGGGGTAGCAGCCGTACACCTGGAAGTCCTCAAACTtgaaggaggcagaggcaggggaggTGGCTGAGGACGAGGATGtggaggaggccgaggaggaggctgaggagcaTGGCTGGACTGTTCCCGGCAGCTGGTAGAGGAAGGTGTCAAACTCTCCCGTGTAGCCGTCCATGAAGGTGCTGAAGCTGGGCAGGGCAGTGGGGGCAGCGGGGGCTGCCTCGGGGCTGGCCAGGTCCATGGTGGGCTTGATGAACTCAGGGGTCAGGGGGTCGCTTGCCAGGTGGTCACGGGGTCCTGGACTCGGTGCTGGTGTCCCATATTGGGCTTGGATACAGGGCATCTCTGGAGAGAGAGGAGATCccagggagggaaaggagagtcAGTGGGACAAGCCTATAGCCTTGTCTCAAAGTATTTGGGCCCCAGAGCAGCAAGGTGGCAGGAAGCCCAGCCTAAAGATGAGACAGAGGCACCGGGACCAGAGCACCCAGGAATCCTGACCCCTGGCCTGAGTACCATCTCGACCTAGGTGCCACAAAGCCCCTGGGCAGCAGCCCAGCATGAGTGGGCTCCATCAGAAGGCCAGCCACACCCTAGTCAGCCTGGGAACCCTAGGGGAGGCATACAGCCAGCATTTCTCTGCCGGAACAGGGGGAAGCTGTGTTCCTCcagccccctgcccctccccgcTGGGGAAGGCGTGGTGGGGGCTGGGAAAAGGGTGAGTGGGAGAGGCAGCCCAGCAAAGCCTCAGCCCAGCTCCCAGGAGCAGCTCCCTGGTTGTTTCGCCAACCAGGCACTTCCTGGGAATACTCCCAGGCACACCCCAGCCTCTGCAAAGCCCCTTTTCTCCTCCCCTCGCAGTGCCTAGGAAGAAGGACAtcgtggaaatggaagaggagctGGAAGTGAAAGCCCAGCTGCCTAAGAAGGCAGCCTAATGCAGAGGCCCTAGCCTGTCCCCCATTTCCACCCCAACCCTGCACACTGAGAAAAGGCAGCAGATCCCAAACCCACCCCAATCCTGCCATCTGGGGCTGGGAAGCCACTCTGCACTGCTCGAGACGCTCCCAGAAGCAAAGAGGAAGGGAACCTAGGCCTCCTCATCGGTAACCTGGCTCCAGACCTTTAAAGGCCATTTGCTGGGGACAGGGCAAGGGGGAGGAAGGAGACCACAGCCCGCTGGACTCCCAGGAGAATGGACAACAGTACCTAAAAAGAATGTTCTGCTGCCCCCAGTTGTCTTAATAAGAGAACTCTGAGAGTCCAGCAGAAGACTTAAAGAGAAGCCTgctggtgggtgggtggaagaCATTCTGCCCCTGCTTGGGTCCCTCCACTAAAGCAG
The Gorilla gorilla gorilla isolate KB3781 chromosome 10, NHGRI_mGorGor1-v2.1_pri, whole genome shotgun sequence genome window above contains:
- the NR4A1 gene encoding nuclear receptor subfamily 4immunitygroup A member 1 isoform X1, whose amino-acid sequence is MGAPAAQSSSGPAGARPRKAGVERRAEPAGPGLHHGQRPGPAPPRQPGSFCWALKADGIMWLAKACWSIQSEMPCIQAQYGTPAPSPGPRDHLASDPLTPEFIKPTMDLASPEAAPAAPTALPSFSTFMDGYTGEFDTFLYQLPGTVQPCSSASSSASSTSSSSATSPASASFKFEDFQVYGCYPGPLSGPVDEALSSSGSDYYGSPCSAPSPSTPSFQPPQLSPWDGSFGHFSPSQTYEGLRAWTEQLPKASGPPQPPAFFSFSPPTGPSPSLAQSSLKLFPSQAPHQLGEGESYSMPTAFPGLAPTSPHLEGSGILDAPVTSTKARSGAPGGSEGRCAVCGDNASCQHYGVRTCEGCKGFFKRTVQKNAKYICLANKDCPVDKRRRNRCQFCRFQKCLAVGMVKEVVRTDSLKGRRGRLPSKPKQPPDASPANLLTSLVRAHLDSGPSTAKLDYSKFQELVLPRFGKEDAGDVQQFYDLLSGSLEVIRKWAEKIPGFAELSPADQDLLLESAFLELFILRLAYRSKPGEGKLIFCSGLVLHRLQCARGFGDWIDSILAFSRSLHSLLVDVPAFACLSALVLITDRHGLQEPRRVEELQNRIASCLKEHVAAVAGEPQPASCLSRLLGKLPELRTLCTQGLQRIFYLKLEDLVPPPPIIDKIFMDTLPF
- the NR4A1 gene encoding nuclear receptor subfamily 4immunitygroup A member 1 isoform X2, yielding MTSAQYKIKILIEGLHHGQRPGPAPPRQPGSFCWALKADGIMWLAKACWSIQSEMPCIQAQYGTPAPSPGPRDHLASDPLTPEFIKPTMDLASPEAAPAAPTALPSFSTFMDGYTGEFDTFLYQLPGTVQPCSSASSSASSTSSSSATSPASASFKFEDFQVYGCYPGPLSGPVDEALSSSGSDYYGSPCSAPSPSTPSFQPPQLSPWDGSFGHFSPSQTYEGLRAWTEQLPKASGPPQPPAFFSFSPPTGPSPSLAQSSLKLFPSQAPHQLGEGESYSMPTAFPGLAPTSPHLEGSGILDAPVTSTKARSGAPGGSEGRCAVCGDNASCQHYGVRTCEGCKGFFKRTVQKNAKYICLANKDCPVDKRRRNRCQFCRFQKCLAVGMVKEVVRTDSLKGRRGRLPSKPKQPPDASPANLLTSLVRAHLDSGPSTAKLDYSKFQELVLPRFGKEDAGDVQQFYDLLSGSLEVIRKWAEKIPGFAELSPADQDLLLESAFLELFILRLAYRSKPGEGKLIFCSGLVLHRLQCARGFGDWIDSILAFSRSLHSLLVDVPAFACLSALVLITDRHGLQEPRRVEELQNRIASCLKEHVAAVAGEPQPASCLSRLLGKLPELRTLCTQGLQRIFYLKLEDLVPPPPIIDKIFMDTLPF
- the NR4A1 gene encoding nuclear receptor subfamily 4immunitygroup A member 1 isoform X4, which codes for MPCIQAQYGTPAPSPGPRDHLASDPLTPEFIKPTMDLASPEAAPAAPTALPSFSTFMDGYTGEFDTFLYQLPGTVQPCSSASSSASSTSSSSATSPASASFKFEDFQVYGCYPGPLSGPVDEALSSSGSDYYGSPCSAPSPSTPSFQPPQLSPWDGSFGHFSPSQTYEGLRAWTEQLPKASGPPQPPAFFSFSPPTGPSPSLAQSSLKLFPSQAPHQLGEGESYSMPTAFPGLAPTSPHLEGSGILDAPVTSTKARSGAPGGSEGRCAVCGDNASCQHYGVRTCEGCKGFFKRTVQKNAKYICLANKDCPVDKRRRNRCQFCRFQKCLAVGMVKEVVRTDSLKGRRGRLPSKPKQPPDASPANLLTSLVRAHLDSGPSTAKLDYSKFQELVLPRFGKEDAGDVQQFYDLLSGSLEVIRKWAEKIPGFAELSPADQDLLLESAFLELFILRLAYRSKPGEGKLIFCSGLVLHRLQCARGFGDWIDSILAFSRSLHSLLVDVPAFACLSALVLITDRHGLQEPRRVEELQNRIASCLKEHVAAVAGEPQPASCLSRLLGKLPELRTLCTQGLQRIFYLKLEDLVPPPPIIDKIFMDTLPF